In the genome of Nonomuraea sp. NBC_00507, the window GAAGTTCAGGGACGGCGACAGGTTCGCGGCGCTGGACGGCGGCGGGGTCACCGTGGCGCTGGCCGGTCCCGCCGAGCACGTCACCGGGTCGGCGGCGCCGTCGTACAAGGTGGACGACGTGGCGGTGGCCGTGCGGGAAATGTCCGAGCGCGGCGCCGAGGTGGTGCGCGGGCCCGAGGCGGGGCCGCATGAGATGCGGGCCGTGCTGCGCGATCCCTCAGGAAACGTCTTCGTGCTCTATTCGCCCCTCTGAAAACTGGAGGCACCCCCCATGGCGCGATCACCCTACGGCAACTACGGCCACGCGATCTTGACCGCCGGCGCGATGCGCACGCCCGACCGGGTGGCGCTGACGTACTGCGGCGAGCAGAGCTTCACCTACGACGAGCTGAACAGGAACGTCAACCGGCGCGCCAACGCCCTCCTGGCCCAGGGGATCACGCCGGGGCAGCGGGTGGCGGCGCTGCTCAACGAGACGCTGCTGGTGGCCGAGGTCTACCTGGCGCAGGCCAAGATCGGGGCGGTCACGGCGGCGCTGAACCCGTACTGGCCGGTGGAGACGTTGCGTGACGTCGTGGCGGCCTCGGGGTGCACGGCGTTCGTCTATGACGCGACGGTCGAGCAGGTGGTGGAGCAGATCAAGGGGTCGCTGCCGGGTGTGACCAAGTGGATCAACGCGGCGGACCTGACGGGGGCATCCGACGAGGAGCCGCCGACGGCGGGCTTCCACGACGACCCGCTCGCCCTCTACTACACCTCGGGAACGACCGGGCTGCCGAAGGCGGTCGTGCACACGCACGCGTCGTCGCTGGCGACCGCGCAGATCTGGCTGGACGTGCCGCGCGGCCCCGACTCGGTGTTCGGCACGGGCGCGATCATCTGGGGCATCGGCTTCCCCGCGATCGTCGGGCCCGCGCTCTACGCGGGGATGCGACTGGTGCTGGAGCAGGACTGGGGGCCGGCGAACTTTCTGCGGGTCGTCCCCCGCGAACGGGTCACGCATGTGTCCCAGATCCCGTCGTTCTACGCCGCCCTGCTGGGCTCGGCGGAGCACGAGGGCGTGGACCTGTCGTCGATCCAGGTGATCATGCTGGGCGGGGAGCCGCTGACCGCCACCATGCTGGACCGGATCAAGGCCAGGCTGCCGCAGGCGGGCGTGTTCTCGTACTACGGGCAGACCGAGGCCCCGTACACCTGCATGGGGCGGGTGGACGACGGCTCGACGCCGCTGGGGTCCTCCGGGCGGGCCCGTACCGGGAACGCCGTGCGGATCACGGACCCGCAGGGGAACCGGGTGGTCGACGAGGTCGGCGAGATCAACCTGGCCGGTCCGCATCGGATGACCGAGTACGACGGCCTCCCGGACAAGACCGCGGAGGTGCTGCGCGGCGAGTGGTACGTGGGCGGCGACCTCGGCACGCTCTCCGCCGACGGCGTGCTGCGCGTGCTGGGCCGGCGGGAGGACTCGATACTCAAGGGCGGCGTGTGGTCGCAGCCGGTCGCGATCGAGGAGGCCGCCTCCGCCCTGGACGGGGTGGCCGAGGCCGGCGCGGTCGGGGTGCCCGAGGGGGCGTCCGAGCAGCGGATCCTGCTGGCCGTCGTGCCGCGAGCCGGGCATTCGCTGGACGCCTCCAAGCTGGCGCTCGCCCTGGCCGACTCCCTCCCCGCCCATCAGCGGCCCGATCACATCGTGGTGGCCGAGGAACTGCCGCACTCGCAGGACGCCTCGGGCGGGCCGGGCAAGCTGCTGCGCCGGGAGATCCGCGAGCAGTACGGGCACCTGCCGGCGTGAGCGTCTACGAGCACGAGGTCTACGAACATGAGGTCAAGGCGCTGCTGAGCGAGGCCGGGGTGCCGGTGCCGCGCGGCGTCGTCATCCGTGACCTGGACGGCGCGACCGGCGGGGAGCCGGACATCCCGGCCGGCGGGGACCTGGACATCGCAGCGGGCGGGGACCTGGACTTCACGGCTGCCGCGGGGCTCGCCGAGCCGTTGGTGCTGAAGGCGTTCGGTCCTGGGCTGGTGCACAAGTCGGATGCCGGGGCCGTGGTGCTCGGCCTGCGCGCGGCGGACCTGCCGGCGGCGGCCATGGAGATGCGCTCCAGACTGCCCGGCGTCGCGGGCTTCCTCGTCGAGGAGCAGGCGGCCGCCGGGGTGGAGCTGATCGTGGGCGTGGTCAGGGACGTCGCGTTCGGCCCGGTGCTGCTGGCGGGGCTCGGCGGGATATGGACGGAGGCGTTGCGGGACACGGCGCTGGGGCTGTGCCCGGTCTCGGAGCGAGACGCGCGGCGCATGCTGGCCTCACTGCGGGGGGCTCCGCTCCTCCACGGCTTCCGCGGAACCCCGCCCGTGGACGTGGACGCCCTGGTCAAGCTGCTCATGACGGTCGGCGGTCCCGGTGGGCTGTGGGAGCGGCTGGAGCTGGGCGAGTTCGAGCTGAACCCGGTCATCGCGGGCCCGTCGGGCGTGGTGGCGGTCGACGCGCGCTACGTCCCCGCCGAGCCCGGGGAGCCGGCGGCCGCCCGGGACACCGCCGACTTCCTTCCGCTCTTCGAGCCGAAGGCGGTGGCCGTGGTCGGGGCCTCCACCACCAGGCCGAACTTCGGGAACATGTTCCTCGACTTCTACAAGGCCGCCGGAATCCCGCTGGTCGCCGTGCACCCTGAAGCGGATGAGGTGGCCGGGGTGCGGGCGGTGCCGTCGCTGGCGCACGCGGATGTCGATTACGCGCTCGTCGCCGTACCGGCCGAACGGTGCCCTGACGTGGTGCGGCAGGCCGCAGGCGTGCCGTTCGTGCAGGTGATGAGCGGCGGCTTCGCGGAGGCGGGCCGCGCCGGGCTGGAGGACGAGCTGGTCGAGGCCGCCCGCGCGGCCGGGACGCGCCTGCTCGGCCCCAACTGCATGGGGGTCTACTGCCCGCGCGGCCGGCAGACCTTCGTCGGCGGCGGGCTCGGCCCCGCCGGATCGGTCGCGCTGATCTCGCAGAGCGGCGGGCTCGCTGGGGAGGTGATCAAGGTCGGGGAACAGCGCGGGCTGGCGTTCAGCCGGGTCGTCACCGTGGGGAACGCGGCCGACGTCACCCCGGCCGAGCTGCTGCGCTGGCTCGCCACCGACCCGGAGACGGGAGCCGTCGGACTGTACCTGGAGGACCCGCGCGACGGCCGGGAGTTGTACGATGCGCTGCGCGCGAGCGACCTGCCCGTGGTGCTGCTGGTGGGCGGGCGCAGCGGGCAGGGGCAGCAGGCGGCCGCCTCGCACACCGGCGGCCTGGTCAGCGACCGGCGGATCTGGGAGACGGTGGCCGCGCAGGCCGGGGCCGCGCTGGTGTCCAGCCAGGACGACCTGATCGGGACGCTGGCGTTCTTCCAGGCGCACGGCTCCCGCGTCACCGAGGGTGACGGGGTGCTGGTGGTGGGACCGAGCGGGGGTGCGAGTGTGCTGGCGGCGGACGCGTTCGACGCGGCCGGGGTACGGCTGGACCCGCTGCCCGGCGACGTGCTGGAGGAGCTGCGCGGGCTCGGCGTGGCGGCGTCCGGCAACCCTCTGGAGGTGCCCGTGGGGCCGCTCGGGCGGGCCGGGCTGGTGCCGGAGGTGATCGACGCGATCGTCCGGCGACGGCCGTGCCGTGACGTCGTGGCCCATGTGAACGTTCAGGCGTTCTTCACGTACGGGACCGCGGCCGAGCCCCTGTACGCCTACACGCGGGCGCTGGCCGGGGCGCAGGACGCGCTGCCGCGCACTCGGGTCACCCTGGTCACCAGGAATGGCGAGTGCGCGCCCGCGGGTGTCGAGGACGAGGTGCGGCGGATCGCGGCGGAGGCCGGGATCCCCGTCTACCGGACCATGGAGGCGGCCTCAGCGGCCATCGCTGGGGCCATCGCGGCTGGAGGTCGTTATGGGGCTGCTTGACGGCAAGGTCGCGCTCATCACGGGCGGGGCGCGGGGTATGGGCGCGGCGCACGTGCGGCTGTTCCTCGCGGAAGGCGCGCGGGTGGTCTTCGGGGACGTGCTGGACGAGGACGGCAAGGCGCTGGCGGAGGAGACCGGCGCCACGTACGTCCACCACGACGTACGGAGCCCGGCCGAGTGGGAGCGCGCCGTGGCGACGGCTGTCGAGCTGCACGACAAGCTGGACGTGCTGGTCAACAACGCCGGAATCCTGAAATTTCGCCGGATCGCCGATATGTCGCTCGAGGACTTCGACCAGATCGTCGACGTCAACCTCAAGGGCACCTGGCTGGGGATCAAGTCGGTGATCGAGCCCATGAAGGCGGCCGGGCGGGGCGCGATCGTGAACATCTCGTCGATCGAGGGCTTCGTCGGCGCCGAGGGGTTGTCGGCGTACGCGGCCTCGAAGTTCGGGATCCGGGGCATCACCAAGTCGGCGGCCCGCGAGCTGGCCCGGTTCAAGATCCGAGTGAACTCGGTGCACCCGGGTGCGATCAACACCGCGATGGCCATGGACCCGGACATGGCAAAGGAAGTGGACGCGGAGGCGTTCGTCAAATCCATGGTCATCAAGCGCTTCGCCAAGCCGGTGGAGGTGTCGCATGTGGTGGCGTTCCTGGCCTCTGACCGGGCCAGTTACTGCACGGGGAGCGAGTTCACCGTGGACGGCGGCCTGCTGACCGGCGCGGGATACTGAGTTAGCACCTCAAGGTAGATCTTTTTGGGTTAAACCACCCCTGTCTGGACATTTCTGGCAGCATCCTGACCTGGGCTTACGTAGCTGACCAAGACGTGACCATCTCTTGGTGTGTGCTTGACCTGCACTTACGGCACGGTAGCCTCAGCTCGTCCCGACAGCGACAAGCCTCCGGTTTTGTCACACGTGTCCCTGGTTGCCCCCTTTACCCAAGGCTGCGTGGATAAAACCGGCATGCCCGGAAGGTTTCCCCACGCTTCCATGACGCCAGAGATGCAGAAGTTCATCGAGTTGCTCGAGGGCCAGCTCGGCTATGCCGAGAGGGCCAGCGGATACACCAAGTTCGGCGAGTGGTACGGCAAGAACGTCGAGTTCGACGCCGATTACAGCGGCGCCCCCTGGTGTGAGATGTACCTTTCGTGGGCCGCGCACAAGCTCGGCTACGAGGAGTGGGTCGGGCAGTTCGCGTGGACGGTGGCGCACGCCAAGTGGTTCAAGGAGCAGGGAGCCTGGGGCAAGAAGCCCAAGCCCGGCGCATTCGTCTACTACGACTGGAGCGGGTCGAACGACGTCGACAACATCGACCACGTCGGTGTTGTCACCAGGGTCGAAGGCGACACGATCTTCACCATCGAGGGGAACATCGACGGAGGCGTCGCCAAACGCAAGGAACGTGACACCAGCAAGGTCGTCGGCTACGGGTATCCGGAGCAGATCAAGGCCCGCCTGGACGAGGACGCGGCCCGGGAGGCCTCGGAGGCCAAGAAGAAGGCTGAGGAGCAGGCGTCGCTGCCGCCCGGGCCCGGCACCGACGTGGGCGTGCTGCAGCTGCCGGGGGGCTCGCTCACGTCCCACCTCCCCCAAGGCGAGCGCGAAGAAGCCGCCAAGCCTCCGCTCGCGGCCCGCCCCGAGCCCACCCGGACCTCCGCCGAGAAGACCCAGGAGGCGGCTCCGGCACCTGCCGCGACCTCTTCCTCGTCCGCCGCGGGCAAGGGCGTCGCGAAGGGCAAGCACGCCAAGCCGTCCACCGCCGACACCACGTCGGCCACCGCCGAGCCACTCCCCACGCACGTCGACACCTCCGTCACCAGTTCGCTGCCCACGGTGGACTCCCCGACGCTGATCGGCTCGGCCCTGATCGCCGCACTGGCCCTGCTCGCCGTCGCCAAGACCCGCCATTCCCGGGTACGCCTGGCCACCGCCACGGCCGCCGACGCGGCCGCCCGCCCGGCCGCGAACCATCGACGCCGCCGCCGCAGGCGCCGTGCGAGCTCCGGCGCGCCCGCCGACGCCCCTCTGTGGACCACGCAGCTCCGTGACCCCCTCGAGCCCACCGCCGCCCCCGAACGACCTGCCGTCGCCGCCGACGCCGAGCTGATCGCCGGGCTCACTGTCTCAGGCGCCGAAGCACACGTGGCCGGCCGCGTCTCCGTGCCGTCGGGTGCCGGTCAGGCGTCCGAGCAGGTGCGGCGGCTGCTCGGCACCCGGCCCTTCGACCCGTTCGCGGACGCCGCGCCGCGCCGGACCGCCGACCGCCCCGCCGCCGACACGCGTCCACTCACGCATGCCTTCGACGCGCCCCTCGACACCGGCCCCTTCGAGCCCTGCTGGGAAACCGGCCCCATGCGGCGCATCCGCGACGCCGATCCGGTCGAGCCCGACTTCGACAGGAGCCGGTTCGAGTTCACCGACGAGACGGGGCCGTTGCAGCGCATCCGCGACGTCGACCCGTTCGCGCCGGCTCCTGGCGCGGGCCCGATCGGACGCGATGGGTGGCCGGGCCACGCCGTACGGCCCGATCGCGACGCCGGTCCGGTCATCGTCGACGCCGGGCCGTTCCAGCGGGTCGTCATTCCGGGGGCGACCAGCGCGTTCGACGCCTTCACGCCGGTCGGGAGCGCCGTCCCTGTCGGGGACATCCTCAACTCCTCGGACATCGGCACGGCGTCCTACCGAGGGCGTCGCCGGCGTCAGGGTCCCTCCTCCGAGGAGCGGTTCACCGCCCTCCCCACCGACCTCCCCCCGCGCGGCCGCCGCCACCGCACGACCGGGTTCCCACCGGCCTCTCCCCGGCACCACGACCGCGAGCTGGTAGGCGCGATCAGCGCCACCTCCTCCGGACGCCCCAGCAGGGGCCGCCATCGCGCCTGAGCCCCGGGCATGCCGTATCAGCCGTCGCCGCCGACCCCGTACCGCTCGGCAAAGGTGATCAGGCCGGCCACGGCGTCGCGGCCGCGGGTCCAGGGGCGGACGATGAGGCGTTCGACGCCCAGCGCCGCCCAGGCGGGCACCTCCTCGGGCGAGGCCAGCGCATAGGCGTGCGCGGTCACGGGAACGCCGGCCCCGAGCCGGTCGAGCTGAGGCTTGATCGACTCGAGGGTGTGCGGCATGCTGATCCACCCGTCGCAGAGCCGCGCCGCCCGGCGCAGCGCGGCCGGCGACTCGCCGCCCGCGAGCACGGGCAGCCGCCGCTGCACCGGCTTCGGCTCGAAGGCGACCTCGGGGAAGGAGTAGAACCTCCCGGAATGGGCGACCACGGGCTCGGTCCAGAGGCGCCTGACCACCTCGATCGCCTCGTCCAGCCGCGCCCCCCGCGTGCCGAAGGGAATCCCGGCCGCCTCCCACTCCCCCCGGTACCAGCCGGCCCCGACCCCGCAGACGGCCCGCCCGCCCGAGACCACGTCCAGGGTCGCGAAGGCGCGCGCGGACACGAACGGGTGGCGCAGGGCGAGCAGTTGCACCGCCGTTCCGAGTCTGACGCGCGAGGTGAACGCGGCCAGCCAGCACAGGTACGCAGGCGCGTCGAACAGCGGCGTCGCGGGCTTGATCGCCGGCGCGGACGTGCCCGGGTAGGCGGCCAGCGACAGATCCGTGGCGAAGACGAGGTGCTCGGGCAGCCACACCGACTCGAACCCCAGCTCGTCGGCGGCCACCGCGACGTCCTTCCACGCGGCGGGGTGCAGCAGCCCGAGCGGCACACCGAACTTCACCAAAGCCTCCCCGCACCGCCGCCGCGCCTCACCGGCACCTCAGCACACCGCCGGCCCCGCCTCACGGGTATCTCCGCACGTTGCCGTCCAGTACGGCGGCGCGTATGCACTCGCGGTGAGCGGCCGTGGTGCCGTACGCGGCCGACAGCGACCAGGCCCGGGCGATCCAGAACCGGAGATCCAACTCCTCGGTGTACCCGATGGCCCCGTGCACCTGCAGCGCCACCCGGGCGGCGAACGTGGCGGCCTCCCCAGCGGCGGCCTTGGCGGCGCTCACGTCCCGCTCGACGGTGGCGACGTCCCCATCCACCGCCAGCGCGGCCCGGTACACCAGCGGCGCCGCGAACTCCACGGCCACGGCCACATCGGCGAGCTGGTGCTTGACCGCCTGGAACGACCCGATCGCGGCCCCGAACTGCCGCCGCACCCGGGCATAGGCCACCGAGACCGCCAGCAGCTCCCTGGCGACCCCGATGAGCTGCGCGGCGGTCGCCACCGTGGCCCGCCGCAGCGCCGGTACCGCCGATCCGCCCAGCCGTTCGGAGTCCTCGAAGGCCACGTCGAACAGCGGCCGGCACGGATCGACGCCGGGCCGGGGCGTGAGGCGGGCCGACTCCCTGGTGACCAGCCGCAGGCCGTCGCTCCCGGCCACGACGATCAGGTCGGCGAGATCGGCGTCCGGCGCGTACACCTGCCCGGGCAACAGCACGCTCACGCACACGGCCCCTGAGGCCAGCTTCGGGGCCCCCGCCAGCAGGGACGGCGCCGCGACGGCGGTCTCCACGACAGGCCCGGGAAGGCACGCGCGCCCGGTCTCCTCCAGTGCGGGCACCAGGTCGGCCAGGCCGAGCCCCAGCCCGTCGCTCTCCGGCGGCAGGAGCAGCCCGAAGAATCCCAGCGCGGCCAGCTGCTCCCACCCCGGCCGCCGCTCCGACCGCAACGCGGCCGGCGGGCAGTGCGCCCGGAGCACGTCACGCACGGTCGCGGCGAGCGCGAGCTGCTCGTCGGTGAAGCCGAAGGTCATGGTCATCGCGGCAACCCCAGAACCCGCTCGGCGATGATGTTGCGCTGGATCTCGTTCGTGCCCGCGTAAATGGGCCCGGCGAGCGAGAACAGGAACCCGTCCAGCCACGGCGTCTCCCCCGCCCGCTCCCCCAGCAGCTCCATGGCCAGCGCGTGCATCCGCAGGTCCAGCTCGGACCAGAAGACCTTGCCCATGCTGGCCGCCGTGCCGACCTCCGCCCCCGCCATGATCGTGCGTGCGGTCCCGAAGGTGTGCAGCCGGTACGCCTCCGCCTCCACCCAGCACCGGGCGGCGCGATCGGCGAGCGCCGGGTCGCCGGCGTCCCGGGCCAGCGTGACGAGCCGGTCGGCCGTGGCCAGGAAGCGGCCGGGGCTGCGCAGCGTCAGTCCGCGTTCGGAGGAGGTCGTGGCCATGGCGATCCGCCACCCCTCTCCGACCTCGCCCAGCACCATCGACTCGTCGGCGAACACGCCGTCGAAGTGCAGCTCGGCGAAGCCGGGCAGGCCGTCGAGCTGCGCGACGGGCCGGACCGCGACGTCGTCCAGGTGGAACATGAAGTACGTCAGCCCCTTGTGCCGCGTCCCCGACGTGCGGAAGAGGCCGAACCCGTGGCTGGCGTACGCGGCCCGCGAGCTCCACGTCTTGTGCCCGTACAGCCGCCAGCCGCCGGGCACGGGCTCCGCCCGGGACGTCAGCGCGGCGAGGTCGCTGCCCGCCTCCGGCTCGGACCACGCCTGCGCCCACACGTCGTCACCCCTGGCCATCCGCGGCAGCCAGCGCGCACGCTGCTCCGGCGTGCCGAACCGCATCAGGCACGGCGCCAGCAGGAAGATCCCGTTCTGGGTGACGCGGGCGGGGGCGCCGGCGGCCCAGTACTCCTCCTCGAAGATCAGCCATTCGATCAGGGAGGCGCCGCGCCCGCCGTGCTCTTCGGGCCAGGAGACGACGGACAGCCGCGCGTCGGCCAGCCGCGCCTCCCACGCGCGGTGCGCCGCGAAGCCCTCGGGGGTGTCCATGGACGGGAGCGGTCCCGGCGCGTGCGTGCTCAGCCAGTCGCGAACCTCGGCGCGGAAGTCCCGTTCGGCCGGGGAGAAGTCGAGATCCACGACTACCAACCTAGCGCACGCTTGGTTTGCTCGCCAGGCCGCCGTTCACCGAACTACTCTGGTGGCTGTGCAGGGACTACTGCTGCGGCTGTCCACGCTGGACGCCGACGCGGAGAGCGCGGTGCGGGTCATCGCGTACTTCGACTCGCTGCTACGCGACCATGTGAGCGTGCCCGTGCTGCTGGCCGCCACGGCGCGGCTGGCGCAGTGCCCGGTCGGCCTGTTCGACGCGGCCACCGGCCGGCGCACCCGCACGTCGCCCGGAGGCGCCGTGGACACGCCCGCGACGTCCCCCGCCGAGGTCAGAGAGCTGAGCTCCGGGCTCGGGTCGGTCTGGATGGAACGCGAGGGCGCGGCGCACGGGCTCGACGAGATCGTGCTCGAACGGTACGCGGCCGCCGCCGAGGTCACGCTGGAACGAGCCGCCGCCCTGGCGCAGGCGGGTCAGGACCCGGCGCTGGTCGAGCTGGTGTTGTCGGCCGAGACCGGCGAGGCGGAGCGGGCCCGGGCGCTGCGCCTGCTCGGTTTCAGCCCTTCCGCCCCGCTGCAGGCCTTGGCGATCGCGCTGCCCTCCGGCAACGGGCTGGCGGCCGGGCTGCGCACGATGGGCCACCAGGTGCGCGAGGCCAGGATCGGAGACACCGAGGCCGTCCTGGTGGCGACCAACCTGTCGGATTCCGCGCTGCCCGACGGGGCACGGGTGGGCATCGGACCAGCGCTGCCCGGCACGCGGGCGGCCGAGTCGTGGGCCGGCGCGCGTACGGCACTGCGTTTCACCGGCCCGCACGACCGGGTGATGCGCTGGTCGGAGCTGGGCGCGCTGGCGTTGTTCGCCGACCTGCCGGAGGCGGCGCCAGCCGGGCTGGCCGACGTCCGGGCGATGGAACGGCTCGGCGACGAGGCGACGGCCGCGGTGCGGGCACTGTGCCTGGCCGGCTCGATCCGCGGCGCGGCCACCGCCATGCACCTGCACCACAGCTCGATGGCCGCCCGCATCGCCCGCGCCGAGGCGGCGCTGGGCTTCTCGCTCGCCGACGCGCCCGGACGCCTGCGCGCCCACCTGGCCCTCGCCCTGGTCCGGCTCCGCGCGAACTCCGCTACAGGCCGTACGCCCGCTTGAGCGCGGCCAGCCTGGCCGCCTTGGCCCGCTTGCTGAGCTCGGCGTCCGGCACCATGCCGTCGAACCCGTGGAAGGCGCCCGGGTAGAGGTGGAACTCGGTGGACACGCCGGCCTGCGACAACCGCAGCGCGTAGTCGAGGTCCTCGTCCCTGAACACCTCCAGCTCACCGACGTCGATGAACGCCGGCGGCAGCCCGGACAGGTCGGTGGCGCGGGCCGGAGCCGCGTACGGGGGCACGTCGTCGGTGCCGACCCGGTCGCCGAGCAGCGCGGTCCAGCCGAAGAGGTTCGCCGACCTGTCCCAGACGATGGCCTCGGCGAACTCGTGGCTGGACGGGGTGATGTTGCGGTCGTCCAGCATCGGGCACACCAGCAGCTGGAACGCCACGCCGGGGCCGCCCCGGTCGCGGGCCAGCAACACGGTCGCCGCGGCGAGCCCGCCGCCCGCGCTGGCGCCGCCGACGGCGATCCTCGCCGGGTCGATGCCCAGCTCGCCCGCCGCCTTGGCGGTCCACACCAGGCCCGCGTAGCAGTCCTCGACCGGGGCGGGATGGGGATTCTCCGGCGCCAGACGGTAGTCCACCGAGACCACGACGACGCCGAGCTGCTCGACGTAGCCGATCATCATCGCGTCGTCGATCTCCGGCACCCCGATGATCATTCCACCGCCGTGGATCCAGTAGAGCCCCGGCCGGTCGGCCCTGTCTCGGCCCTCGCCCGCCGGGCGGTAGATCCGGACCCGGACATCGGGCGCGCCGTCGGGTCCCGGCACGTGCCGGTCCTCGATCACCACGTCGGCGTCGACCGGCGGCGCGGCGGCCAGGAACGCGTTGATCTGCGCCCGGAACCCGTCGAGCTCCTCGTACGTCATGCTCGGCATGTCGAGCGCCGGCAGCGGCGTCCGCTCGATCGCGGCACGGATTTCCGGATCCAGGTTGGGGTGGTATGCCATGCGCTGCACCTTTCCACGGGGTCACGGAGCGCTACTCCTCGATAGTCGGAGCCCGTACCCGTGGTTCACAACCGCCATCCGGCGGTGTTTGTTCTCCTCACGCCCGCCGTTCGGCGAGGAGCTCGAGAACCCGCTCGGCGAGCGGGGCGGCGCTGGCGGGATTCTGGCCGGTGACGAGGCGGTCATCCACGACGACCTGGGCCTGCCAGTTCGGTCCCGGCTCGTGCCGGGCGCCCCGGTCCACCAGCTCGTCCGCCAGCAGGAACGGCACCACGTGCGCCACGCCGCGCAACTCTTCCTCCTCGTTGGTGAAGGCCGCCACCCGCTTGCCCGCCACCAGGTAGGAGCCGTCGGACAGCGTGAGGTTCACCAGCGCGGCGGGACCGTGGCAGACGGCGGCCACCACGCCGCCCTGCTCGTACACCGCCCTCCCGACGCGGATGACGCCGGGATCGCCGGGGAAGTCCCACATGGTGCCGTGGCCGCCGGCGTAGAGAACGGCGTCGTAACGTGCGGGGTCCACGTCCGCCAGGCATGCGGTGTCGCGTGCGTCCGGCGAGGCGAGGAAGGCCACCTGGGCGGGGTCTTCGGGGTCGAACCCGTCCTGCGGCGGCTCGCCGCCGCGCACGCTGGCGACGTCGACCGCGTGTCCGGCCTTACGGAAGATCTCCCAGGGGTGCGCCGCCTCGGGCACGTAGTATCCGGTCTTCTCCACGCCGCCGAGGTCGTCGTGGCGGGTCAATACGATCAGGATGCGCTTGCTCATGCCTGACAGCATCGCTCCCCGCGGCCATCAGCCACAAATAACCGGCCATGCGTCGAGCCATCAGAATAGTGATATGTCGCATCTCTCGCTCGACCTGCTCCGCACCTTCCTCGCGGTGCACAGGACCGGCTCC includes:
- a CDS encoding alpha/beta hydrolase, coding for MAYHPNLDPEIRAAIERTPLPALDMPSMTYEELDGFRAQINAFLAAAPPVDADVVIEDRHVPGPDGAPDVRVRIYRPAGEGRDRADRPGLYWIHGGGMIIGVPEIDDAMMIGYVEQLGVVVVSVDYRLAPENPHPAPVEDCYAGLVWTAKAAGELGIDPARIAVGGASAGGGLAAATVLLARDRGGPGVAFQLLVCPMLDDRNITPSSHEFAEAIVWDRSANLFGWTALLGDRVGTDDVPPYAAPARATDLSGLPPAFIDVGELEVFRDEDLDYALRLSQAGVSTEFHLYPGAFHGFDGMVPDAELSKRAKAARLAALKRAYGL
- a CDS encoding helix-turn-helix domain-containing protein produces the protein MQGLLLRLSTLDADAESAVRVIAYFDSLLRDHVSVPVLLAATARLAQCPVGLFDAATGRRTRTSPGGAVDTPATSPAEVRELSSGLGSVWMEREGAAHGLDEIVLERYAAAAEVTLERAAALAQAGQDPALVELVLSAETGEAERARALRLLGFSPSAPLQALAIALPSGNGLAAGLRTMGHQVREARIGDTEAVLVATNLSDSALPDGARVGIGPALPGTRAAESWAGARTALRFTGPHDRVMRWSELGALALFADLPEAAPAGLADVRAMERLGDEATAAVRALCLAGSIRGAATAMHLHHSSMAARIARAEAALGFSLADAPGRLRAHLALALVRLRANSATGRTPA
- a CDS encoding type 1 glutamine amidotransferase domain-containing protein, coding for MSKRILIVLTRHDDLGGVEKTGYYVPEAAHPWEIFRKAGHAVDVASVRGGEPPQDGFDPEDPAQVAFLASPDARDTACLADVDPARYDAVLYAGGHGTMWDFPGDPGVIRVGRAVYEQGGVVAAVCHGPAALVNLTLSDGSYLVAGKRVAAFTNEEEELRGVAHVVPFLLADELVDRGARHEPGPNWQAQVVVDDRLVTGQNPASAAPLAERVLELLAERRA
- a CDS encoding acyl-CoA dehydrogenase family protein yields the protein MDLDFSPAERDFRAEVRDWLSTHAPGPLPSMDTPEGFAAHRAWEARLADARLSVVSWPEEHGGRGASLIEWLIFEEEYWAAGAPARVTQNGIFLLAPCLMRFGTPEQRARWLPRMARGDDVWAQAWSEPEAGSDLAALTSRAEPVPGGWRLYGHKTWSSRAAYASHGFGLFRTSGTRHKGLTYFMFHLDDVAVRPVAQLDGLPGFAELHFDGVFADESMVLGEVGEGWRIAMATTSSERGLTLRSPGRFLATADRLVTLARDAGDPALADRAARCWVEAEAYRLHTFGTARTIMAGAEVGTAASMGKVFWSELDLRMHALAMELLGERAGETPWLDGFLFSLAGPIYAGTNEIQRNIIAERVLGLPR